A stretch of DNA from Cryptomeria japonica chromosome 4, Sugi_1.0, whole genome shotgun sequence:
tctcttggctgaagtgtaactgttttgcttagactttggctttgaataggtGTCTTACCTGTGACAATATTCACAAGTGTGAGTTCCATGGGCCTTCCATCTGTTTTTTGTGTGGTATTGGAGATGAAGACTCCTCTCACCTGTTCTTCAATGCCATTTTTCGTTCTTCAGATGCCATCTATAATTGGAATCAAAATACCTCTTACAATAAGTTGGTATATCATGATCATAAAACAAATACCCCTTGTTCGATTCTCCTATGTTTAGTTCAATAAGCATCTTCATATGATTTAGAACCTCCTCCCTAATTGTTGTAGGGTTGTCTTTCACTTAAATTCTATCAATCAAGTAATCTCTCCATGTTCTTTTTCATGCTTTAAAATCTAAGAAAAAATGTGTTCTGAAaatattttaaacataaaattcataattttaataaatctaaatttatactATGAAATATGGTATATAAATATCTAAAAATATTTGGAGTCGTGAATTAATCAACAAACCAAGGTTACACTATTTTCAAACTTATTAATTTTCTTCTAACCTATTAACTTTATTCAAAATATCATTTGGGAGATGGGTGTTGATTAAAAACTCTATATCCATATTTGTCTATTGCTAGACTTGAAAAATAATATAAAGTCTTTCATAGAAAATTAACATAGACTTAAAGACTTAAGGTATCCATTTAGACAAAAAAGACGAAATCCTAATAAAATTGTTTGGAAATCAACAATATCATTTTCTCTCCCCCAAAAATATCTTTTTTACTCCAATTATCTAATAATATGGCaagcataaatttaattaataaacaaaatatattaaatacatagcTAGACATACTTCTATGTATGATACAAAATCgattttatttttctcttcaaaATGCCTATCGTGATTCCAAGAGGATGTTGGGGAAGGTTGCAAGACTGACTTTGGACCTACCAATTTTATTTGCTCAAAAACTTCTAAAGCCATTTTGTGTCCCTCCTGCAATCGGGGCATTCCATGAGGCCATATTTCTTTTCGGCTTTTTGTCGAACAGTTCAGGTGCCTTGTCTTTGCTTTCACTTTTTGCATACACGTCAACCAGAGCAACTATAACATTTGACAAAATTTACAACTGCAACTATATCATCTGACAAAATCTACcctattcattttaattaaaactCCAATTCAAACACTCTTCCTGTGCTGCTGCAGAAGTttagttgaatttgattttcatcatgcACGGGAACTGCTAACGCAGACTGTAACAACCTCTACTGACTGTGATGGTGAGTGTTTAGGGAATGGAAATGGATCGAGGAACGGAATAGGTTCAACGGGCCCACATCACCATCTAAGCAgtctaagcttagtgtgtgtgatttaaggctGGCCCCACTTGAGTGGTGCTACAGTTCCTGCTGCCTCCTAAACAtggatgattttgtcttttattttttgaAAGTGTCCAATCTCTTATGGCACTCTTATTAATAAAGTTCTACAGAAAGACAATACTCGCATGTTTTTACTGgtcttttcaccttttttttttaaattatgcagATGGACCACTTGAGTGGTGCTACAGTTCCTGCTGCCTCCTAAACAtggatgattttgtcttttatttttcaaAAGCGTCCAATCTCTTATGTCACTCTTATTAATAAAGTTTTGTAGAAAGACAATACTCGCATGTTTTTACTGGTCTTTTCACGACCTTTTTTTAAATTATGCGAATGGACCCGCTTGAGTACCAAGCGTCCAATCTCTTATGGCACTCTTATTAATAAAGTTCTGGAGAAAGACAATACTTGCATGTTTTTACTGgtcttttcacctttttttttaaaattatgcaGATGGACCACTTGAGTGGTGCTACAGTTCCTACTGCCTCCTAAACAtggatgattttgtcttttatttttcgaAAGCGTCCAATCTCTTATGGCACTCTTATTAATAAAGTTCTGCAGAAAGACAATACTCGCATGTTTTTACTGgtcttttcaccttttttttttaaattatgcggATGAACCACTTGAGTGGTGCTACAGTTCCTGCTGCCTCCTAAACAtggatgattttgtcttttatttttcgaAAGCATCCAATCTCTTATGGCACTCTTATTAATAAAGTTTTGCAGAAAGACAATACTTGCATGTTTTTACTAGTCTTTTCACGACCTTTTTTTAAATTATGCGGATGGACCCACTTGAGTACCGGTGCTACAGTTCCTGCTGCCTCCTAAACAtggatgattttgtcttttattttttgaAAGCGTCCAATCTCTTATGGCACTCTTATTAATAAAGTTCTGCAGAAAGACAATACTTGCATGTTTTTACTGgtcttttcaccttttttttttaaattatgcggATGGACCACTTGAGTGGTGCTACAGTTCCTGCTGCCTCCTAAACATGtatgattttgtcttttatttttcgaAAGCATCCAATCTCTTATGGCACTCTTATTAATAAAGTTCTGCAGAAAGACAATACTCGCATGTTTTTACTGGTCTAAtcacctttttttttaaaattatgcgGATGGACCACTTGAGTGGTGCTACAATTCCTGCTGCCTCCTAAACAtggatgattttgtcttttattttttgaAAGCGTCCAATCTCTTATGGCACTCTTATTAATAAAGTTTTGCAGAAAGACAATACTCGCATGTTTTTACTGGTCTTTTCACGACCTTTTTTTAAGTTCTGCAGAAAGTCAATACTCCCATGTTTTTGTAAAAACAAAGTGTTTCTACCTCCATAGAAGTTTCCATCTTCCCATTGAAAAAACGCGTTTGCCTTAAGCCCGAGCCTATAGTCTTTTTGGCCAAGCTCGATGGATAAAACTGGGTATGTCTGCAAAGGAATGAACAGAAGGTTCTTTGAAGCAGCCAAATCAGGGAACGTAAGAGCGGTTAATGAGATTTCGCCGCTGTGGAGCGTTGCGAATGAGGTAACGCCAGGGGGAAACACGGTGCTACATATTGCCGCCTATCATGGCTCTCTCTCCCATTCGTTCAAAAGTTGCTTCAACTTTCAAATGCCAATCTAGAGGATGGGATGACATTTTTAAAAGCTAAAAATATGGAAGGAAACACAGCGTTACACGAAGCAGCCTTAGGAGGAAGTGAGCAAGTCGTGAATGCTTTACTTGAATTCTGCCCAGATTTGGTGAATGAGATCAACCAAGCAGGTGAAAGGGCTCTTTTTAAAGCTTGTGAGGGAGGTCAAGtcaagatagttgaaatgttgtgTCCTCCAACACCTATGAGTATGGAGTATTACAAGAGATCCGATGGCCAAACACCTTTACATCTTGCAGTCTCTAAATTAAGTACAGGTATGTTGTTCTTTGATTTTTGGTTGATTCAATTTTTGTTTACTATGACAATTTTTATACGTTTGTAGATTtttggaaataaaatatatttggTGGACAACTATTATTTCCTGGATTGTATGACGCTGCTAAAAATTTGTTCAAAAGAATTAGAGATGCCCTTTCAGACCACCTCCTCTCAATATTCTAATGGTAACAAAGAAGTTGAACCCATGTAAGATCCTTGTTGATGCATTTTGTTTTACATCAAAGCTCGAAACCAGAATGTTCTAACCTTATTGATGCATTTTGTTTTACATCAAAGCTTGAAACCAGAATGTTCTAGACTTACTAATAAACCATAGCCCATTCAAAAGAGTCCGTACATAATTTTCCTGATTCAAAAATGGGGTCAAAGAAACCCTATGACATAACTACGATCTCCAAATAAGCCTTAAATTTCTATTTTTGCTAATCCGACTTCTTAAATACATCCATTTAACTCAGCTCCAAAGAATTTCTGGTGAAAAAGTGATGAGGCCTTTTTGACAGCACCAGCTTCTAAAACATTTGCTGCTCCCAACACCAGGCTAGCCTTTCTAACAatttcaaaacatgattttttaagttttttaatgaAATGTATCTTTAATTATTGTAGActagtttttttgaaaattattaatCAAGTAACTGTGCTATTTTCATAGAAAAATACAATAATTACATTATATGGTCAACTTCTGTTCACATTTTATTATTAAGTAAAAATATCAACATTTGAAGGAACGGCCAGCTTGTTTTCAAGGGAAAAAAACACACACAGACACGCACATAAGTATAAATAATGGTCATATCACATCGATTCGTATACTGTTAAAGACAAGGACAAACTCTGCGCTGCATTTCATTTCTACTTTTTTGGTTGTGCAGATGTAATTGAGAAGCTTTTACACCACAAACCTGAACTTGCCACAGAAGTAGATAATTTCGACAGAAGTCCGTTGCACATGGCTGCGTTGCTTCCATATCTCGATAATTTCCTTTA
This window harbors:
- the LOC131875251 gene encoding ankyrin repeat-containing protein At5g02620-like yields the protein MDKTGYVCKGMNRRFFEAAKSGNVRAVNEISPLWSVANELLQLSNANLEDGMTFLKAKNMEGNTALHEAALGGSEQVVNALLEFCPDLVNEINQAGERALFKACEGGQVKIVEMLCPPTPMSMEYYKRSDGQTPLHLAVSKLSTDVIEKLLHHKPELATEVDNFDRSPLHMAALLPYLDNFLYPKLYRKIFLTGKMLIRNDGGLSCYKVDQNKQSALHVAVKEGNAALVDVILYYCRDCLEMVDNDGRIALHLAVNNAAEIFLRSEGHHLKFIIYSVTSERLINCIDNKGQTALDIALEKQNDDPQLYRAVSDLILNELKLFGSF